A genomic region of Amphiura filiformis chromosome 6, Afil_fr2py, whole genome shotgun sequence contains the following coding sequences:
- the LOC140155250 gene encoding solute carrier family 23 member 2-like, producing the protein MDNETTPTHHTLLSKSASASDLEMVTSKSSKRTVIYGVNERPPLCQSILLGLQHFLTFFGSGIAPPLLLAGPLCMEQDQLAVSQLVSTAFFIEGIITLLQVTFGVRLPIVQGGNMGYLVPVFAYLHTRGDCPVSISANSTIAEKANYTEVWQTRMCEVQGAIIVASCFQVFIGFTGLVGYLLKYIGPDHYCSIDNTSCYRCGCSSSC; encoded by the exons ATGGACAACGAAACGACTCCAACAC ATCATACACTGCTATCAAAGTCCGCTTCTGCATCTGATTTAGAGATGGTGACATCGAAAAGTAGCAAAAGGACGGTTATCTACGGAGTGAATGAACGACCACCATTATGTCAGTCTATTCTATTAGGTTTGCAG CACTTCTTGACGTTTTTTGGTAGCGGTATTGCACCTCCCCTTCTACTTGCTGGTCCCCTATGTATGGAACAAGATCAGTTGGCAGTCAGTCAGTTGGTGTCTACTGCATTCTTCATTGAAGGCATTATTACCTTGCTGCAAGTTACGTTTGGTGTAAG ATTACCAATTGTACAAGGTGGTAATATGGGGTATTTGGTTCCTGTGTTTGCATACCTACACACTCGCGGTGATTGTCCTGTATCTATTTCAG CAAATTCAACTATTGCCGAAAAAGCAAACTACACGGAAGTATGGCAAACACGAATGTGCGAG GTTCAAGGTGCCATTATCGTAGCTTCATGTTTTCAAGTTTTCATTGGATTTACTGGACTAGTTGGATATCTGTTAAAGTACATTGGACCTGATCACTATTGCTCCATTGATAATACTAGCTGCTACAGGTGTGGCTGCTCCAGTAGCTGCTAG